The stretch of DNA GTGCTGGAACCCACTTCCCCGGCCACCACCTTTTGTTTGAAGTAGCCCATGGAAATATAAGTCCACACATCACGGCAAAGATCCATTTGAATGGTGTTGATGCGGCGGAGGCAATCAAAGATTTCCGCAAGATTGTCGTGCGGTTCAATTTGAGTGGTGTAGCGTTGCCAGGTGAGGCCGAGCCCTTCCACAAAGAGCCTGGAGGTTCCAATCCAATCCACTTCCGGGTAAGCCACGGCGTGCGCGTTGAAATTTCCCGAAGCTCCGTTGATTTTTCCCAAATATTCCATCTTTTGCAGTTGTTCGAATTGGCGGAAGAGCCGAGCCCCTACATTCTTAAATTCCTTCCCCACGGTGGTGGGGCTGGCGGGCTGACCGTGCGTATGGGACATCATGGGGACTTTTCGGTGTTCTTCGGAGAGCTTTTTAATCTCCGCAAGGACTTGTTCCAGATTTGGAATGAGCACGGTTTGAACCGCTCCCTTCAACATTTGCGCGTAAGCCAGGTTATTGATGTCTTCGGAAGTGCAGGCGAAATGGATGAAAGGGATCAAATCACTTCGACCCAGCACTCCAACGGCTTTTTGCAAAAAATATTCCACCGCTTTTACATCGTGATTGGTTGTTTTTTCAATCTCTTTGATCTCCTCCGCAAAGGATTCCTGAAAATCCGTGTAGAGTTTTCGCAGGGCGTCTCGCTCTTTTTCTTGTAAGGGGCTTGTTCCTTCCAACTTGAGGACATTGCACAAATGGATCAGCCATTCCACCTCCACTGCGATTCGGCTGCGGACAAGCCCGGATTCCGAGAAAAATCGTGCGAGTTCCCCAACTTTTGGAGCGTACCGACCGTCGAGGGGAGAGAGGGAGTTGATCATAATATAATATTGATGCAGCTTACGCTGCGTTATTGCTTAGCTTGCGCTTCGCTTCAGCTTGTTATTGGCTTAGTATCGAAGGAATTTTGCACTACTTTGATGTGGTTTTTAACTTTTTTGGCGAGGTCTTTGTCGGTGAGGGCCAGAATGCGCACCACGGCTTGGGCTGCATTTTTGGGGTCCACCACCGTGAGAGAGGGGGTTTCGCCTGGCATCTGCAAGGTGGAGTGAATATTGGCCA from Candidatus Gracilibacteria bacterium encodes:
- the purB gene encoding adenylosuccinate lyase, giving the protein MINSLSPLDGRYAPKVGELARFFSESGLVRSRIAVEVEWLIHLCNVLKLEGTSPLQEKERDALRKLYTDFQESFAEEIKEIEKTTNHDVKAVEYFLQKAVGVLGRSDLIPFIHFACTSEDINNLAYAQMLKGAVQTVLIPNLEQVLAEIKKLSEEHRKVPMMSHTHGQPASPTTVGKEFKNVGARLFRQFEQLQKMEYLGKINGASGNFNAHAVAYPEVDWIGTSRLFVEGLGLTWQRYTTQIEPHDNLAEIFDCLRRINTIQMDLCRDVWTYISMGYFKQKVVAGEVGSSTMPHKVNPIDFENAEGNLGLANALLTHFSEKLPLSRMQRDLTDSTVLRNIGTALGHSLLAIKSLLKGLGKLEVNEARLREDLNANWALLSEAIQTVLRRYGVQNAYEQLKELTRGETVDQAKIAAFIETLDIPKDAKKRLMELTPESYIGLAASL